One part of the Streptomyces nigra genome encodes these proteins:
- a CDS encoding Fpg/Nei family DNA glycosylase, whose protein sequence is MPELPDVEGFRGVLRTCAQGRIVRRIEVRDPGVLHGADARRLREALEGRRITGAERHGKWLLARTGGPTLALHFGMTGSLVCAGPDDPVDPHDRVLFTLSGDRRLRYRDQRKLRGLWLAEDESDVVRLLAGQGPDALDVDRERFEEALRGRRGTVKGVLLDQSAVAGLGNLLADEILWRARLSPDRPVRELTDSDRGGLYRQMRRTLRSAVPTGRVPPRASWLTGRRDDPDPHCPRCRAPLRRTRVAGRTTVWCPGCQTAASGAPTGSRR, encoded by the coding sequence ATGCCCGAACTGCCGGACGTCGAGGGTTTCCGGGGCGTACTCCGGACCTGCGCACAGGGCCGGATCGTGCGCCGGATCGAGGTGCGTGACCCCGGCGTGCTGCACGGCGCCGACGCGCGGCGGCTGCGGGAGGCGCTGGAGGGCCGGCGGATCACCGGCGCCGAACGGCACGGCAAGTGGCTGCTCGCCCGTACCGGCGGCCCCACCCTGGCCCTGCACTTCGGTATGACCGGCTCGCTCGTGTGCGCCGGGCCGGACGACCCCGTGGACCCCCACGACCGCGTTCTGTTCACCCTGTCCGGCGACCGCCGCCTGCGCTACCGCGACCAGCGCAAGCTCCGGGGCCTGTGGCTGGCCGAGGACGAGTCCGACGTCGTACGGCTGCTGGCCGGGCAGGGGCCCGACGCGCTGGACGTGGACCGCGAGCGGTTCGAGGAGGCCCTGCGCGGGCGCCGGGGCACCGTGAAGGGCGTGCTGCTCGACCAGTCCGCCGTCGCCGGTCTCGGCAACCTGCTCGCCGACGAGATCCTGTGGCGGGCCCGGCTGAGCCCCGACCGTCCGGTGCGCGAGCTGACCGACTCCGACCGCGGGGGCCTCTACCGCCAGATGCGGCGCACCCTGCGCTCCGCCGTGCCCACCGGGCGCGTCCCGCCGCGCGCCTCCTGGCTGACCGGCCGCCGGGACGACCCCGACCCGCACTGCCCCCGCTGCCGCGCCCCGCTGCGCCGGACCCGCGTGGCCGGCCGGACGACCGTGTGGTGCCCCGGCTGCCAGACCGCGGCCTCCGGCGCCCCCACCGGATCGCGCCGATGA
- a CDS encoding DUF6529 family protein, with translation MEQHPDPSRGPTGKGRAAALLLIPVAVGLGIWFVGRGVTPDPNSSLFGARYDEAMELKARLGSALLGLALVQLLLAAWMYGLLPGAKRAPRAVPRAHRVTGLLAFLLSVPIAYQCLSAYGIELTSPRVAIHSVTGCVLYGAFAAKVVVVRSRRFPGWTLPLVGGLLFCAIALLWYTAALWQLNGFHAPGLT, from the coding sequence GTGGAACAGCACCCCGACCCCTCCCGCGGCCCGACGGGCAAGGGGCGTGCCGCGGCCCTGCTGCTGATCCCCGTGGCCGTGGGCCTGGGCATCTGGTTCGTGGGGCGGGGCGTGACGCCCGATCCGAACAGCAGCCTGTTCGGGGCCCGATACGACGAGGCCATGGAGCTCAAGGCCCGGCTGGGCAGCGCCCTGCTCGGGCTCGCGCTCGTCCAGCTGCTGCTGGCCGCCTGGATGTACGGCCTGCTGCCCGGGGCGAAGCGGGCCCCGCGCGCCGTGCCCCGCGCGCACCGGGTGACCGGACTGCTCGCCTTCCTGCTCTCGGTGCCGATCGCCTACCAGTGCCTGAGCGCGTACGGCATCGAGCTGACCTCGCCACGGGTGGCGATCCACTCGGTCACCGGCTGCGTCCTGTACGGCGCCTTCGCCGCGAAGGTCGTCGTGGTGCGCAGCCGGCGGTTCCCCGGGTGGACGCTGCCGCTCGTCGGCGGCCTGCTCTTCTGCGCGATCGCCCTGCTCTGGTACACCGCCGCGCTGTGGCAGCTGAACGGGTTCCACGCGCCGGGGCTGACGTGA
- a CDS encoding DNA polymerase III subunit gamma and tau, with amino-acid sequence MSSLALYRRYRPESFAEVIGQEHVTDPLQQALRNNRVNHAYLFSGPRGCGKTTSARILARCLNCEQGPTPTPCGTCQSCQDLARNGPGSIDVIEIDAASHGGVDDARELREKAFFGPASSRYKIYIIDEAHMVTSAGFNALLKVVEEPPEHLKFIFATTEPEKVIGTIRSRTHHYPFRLVPPGTLREYLGDVCRREDIPVEDGGLPLVVRAGQGSVRDSMSVMDQLLAGAREEGVTYAMATSLLGYTEGSLLDSVVEAFATGDGAAAFEVVDRVIEGGNDPRRFVADLLERLRDLVILAAVPDAAEKGLIDAPADVLERMQAQAGTFGAAELSRAADLVNQGLTEMRGANSPRLQLELICARVLLPATYGDERSVMARLDRLERGVSFSAGAGAPAMGYAPGPEAHAAPAPAQAAPPQAAPPVPPGGGLAAARAAVRGPAPETPVAPAGAPTAEPPAPPAPAAQPAPAPQAPPAPAAPGAWPTAAPAGGGRRPGGWPTAAPAGGGTGTPAPTPAPAAAPAPTSTPAPAPAAAAAPAAVAAGGLDPRQLWPNILEAVKNRRRFTWILLSQNAQVAGFDGTTLQLGFVNAGARDNFASSGSEDVLRQALSEQFHVQWKIEAIVDPSGGASAPPAPGGSPGFGGGGGVPAPGGHGGYGGQSGGPGGSAAPRPAPAPSAAPAAPSAPSPAPAPRPSAPEPPSVSLEDDIPEDDDPDLNESALSGRELIVRELGATVVEEITNE; translated from the coding sequence GTGTCGTCTCTCGCGCTGTACCGCCGCTATCGCCCGGAGTCGTTCGCCGAGGTCATCGGGCAGGAGCATGTCACCGACCCGTTGCAGCAGGCGCTGCGGAACAACCGGGTCAATCACGCGTACCTGTTCAGCGGTCCGCGCGGTTGCGGCAAGACGACCAGCGCACGGATCCTGGCCCGCTGTCTGAACTGCGAGCAGGGCCCCACGCCGACCCCCTGCGGGACATGCCAGTCCTGCCAGGACCTCGCGCGCAACGGCCCGGGCTCCATCGACGTCATCGAGATCGACGCGGCTTCGCACGGTGGTGTGGACGACGCCCGTGAGCTGCGCGAGAAGGCGTTCTTCGGGCCCGCCTCCAGTCGATACAAGATCTACATCATCGACGAGGCCCACATGGTCACGTCGGCCGGCTTCAACGCCCTGCTGAAGGTCGTCGAGGAGCCACCGGAGCACCTGAAGTTCATCTTCGCCACGACCGAGCCCGAGAAGGTCATCGGGACGATCCGGTCCCGGACCCACCACTACCCGTTCCGGCTGGTCCCGCCCGGCACCCTGCGGGAGTACCTGGGCGACGTCTGCCGTCGCGAGGACATCCCCGTGGAGGACGGCGGGCTCCCGCTCGTCGTGCGCGCGGGCCAGGGGTCCGTACGTGACTCCATGTCCGTCATGGACCAGCTTCTCGCCGGGGCGCGGGAGGAGGGTGTGACGTATGCCATGGCCACCTCCCTCCTCGGGTACACCGAGGGTTCGCTGCTCGACTCCGTGGTGGAGGCCTTCGCGACCGGTGACGGCGCCGCCGCCTTCGAGGTCGTGGACCGCGTCATCGAGGGCGGGAACGACCCGCGGCGGTTCGTCGCCGACCTGCTGGAGCGGCTGCGGGACCTGGTGATCCTGGCCGCCGTGCCCGACGCCGCCGAGAAGGGGCTCATCGACGCCCCCGCCGACGTCCTGGAGCGGATGCAGGCCCAGGCCGGCACCTTCGGCGCCGCCGAGCTCAGCCGCGCCGCCGACCTGGTCAACCAGGGGCTGACCGAGATGCGCGGTGCCAACTCGCCCCGCCTCCAGCTCGAGCTGATCTGCGCGCGCGTGCTGTTGCCCGCCACCTATGGCGACGAGCGGTCCGTCATGGCCCGGCTCGACCGGTTGGAGCGAGGCGTCAGCTTCTCCGCGGGCGCCGGCGCCCCCGCGATGGGGTACGCCCCCGGTCCTGAGGCCCACGCCGCCCCCGCACCCGCCCAGGCCGCGCCCCCGCAGGCCGCCCCTCCGGTGCCGCCCGGCGGGGGACTGGCCGCCGCCCGAGCCGCCGTACGGGGTCCCGCCCCGGAGACGCCGGTCGCGCCAGCGGGTGCGCCGACGGCAGAGCCACCTGCGCCCCCCGCCCCCGCCGCACAGCCCGCCCCGGCGCCCCAGGCCCCGCCCGCGCCCGCCGCCCCCGGCGCCTGGCCCACCGCCGCGCCCGCGGGCGGCGGCAGGCGACCCGGCGGCTGGCCCACGGCGGCCCCGGCGGGCGGTGGCACCGGCACCCCCGCGCCCACACCGGCACCCGCAGCCGCACCCGCACCTACGTCCACACCCGCACCGGCACCCGCAGCCGCAGCCGCCCCCGCGGCCGTCGCGGCCGGAGGCCTTGACCCCCGCCAGTTGTGGCCGAACATCCTGGAGGCGGTCAAGAACCGCCGCCGCTTCACCTGGATCCTGCTCAGCCAGAACGCCCAGGTCGCGGGCTTCGACGGCACCACCCTCCAGCTCGGCTTCGTCAACGCGGGCGCGCGGGACAACTTCGCGAGCAGTGGCAGCGAGGACGTGCTGCGGCAGGCGCTGTCCGAGCAGTTCCACGTGCAGTGGAAGATCGAGGCGATCGTCGACCCGTCGGGCGGCGCCTCGGCGCCCCCGGCCCCGGGCGGATCCCCCGGCTTCGGCGGTGGAGGCGGAGTCCCGGCTCCCGGCGGCCACGGCGGCTACGGAGGTCAGAGCGGCGGCCCGGGCGGTTCGGCCGCCCCGCGCCCGGCGCCGGCCCCGTCCGCGGCACCGGCGGCCCCCTCGGCGCCGTCACCCGCCCCCGCGCCCCGGCCCAGCGCCCCCGAGCCGCCCTCCGTCTCCCTGGAGGACGACATCCCGGAGGACGACGACCCCGACCTCAACGAGTCGGCGCTGTCCGGCCGCGAGCTGATCGTGCGGGAGCTGGGCGCGACGGTGGTCGAGGAGATCACGAACGAGTAG
- a CDS encoding N,N-dimethylformamidase beta subunit family domain-containing protein produces the protein MGSEQIRRWESGALAHAVTDPFGQGPVPWLRGNVTYFDDTGQVVPWYVDGQAHPPTAGTPRVPAPRSAGPRSADDVHRQIKGFTSTGAVAPGEAVDFHITVDPPQEFAVDIYRIGHYGGDGAAKITTSPRLSGIVQPAPLTADRTVSCHHWWLSWRLQIPSYWSNGAYVAVLTTHDGYRSHIPFTVRDNHPADLLLLLPDVTWQAYNLYPEDGRLGASLYHAWDEDGRLLGEDDAATTVSFDRPYAGAGLPLHVGHAYDFIRWAERYGYDIAYADARDLHGGHVDPTRYRGLVFPGHDEYWSVNMRRTVELARENGTSLVFLSANSMYWQVELGPSPSGVPDRLLTCRKRRGPGRPVLWREIDRPEQELIGIQYAGQVPEPHPLIVRNADHWLWEATGAHEGDEIPGLVAGEADRYFPRTPLPGHEERILLAHSPYADRHGVLRHQETSLYRAHSGALVFASGTFAWSPALDRPGHVDPRVQRATANLLDRICKRD, from the coding sequence ATGGGGTCGGAGCAGATCCGCCGCTGGGAGTCGGGAGCTCTCGCGCACGCCGTGACGGACCCCTTCGGCCAGGGCCCGGTCCCCTGGCTGCGCGGCAACGTGACGTACTTCGACGACACGGGCCAGGTCGTCCCCTGGTACGTGGACGGACAGGCCCACCCGCCGACGGCCGGCACCCCCCGGGTCCCCGCGCCCCGCAGCGCCGGACCCCGCTCGGCGGACGACGTCCACCGCCAGATCAAGGGGTTCACCTCCACCGGCGCGGTCGCGCCCGGCGAGGCGGTCGACTTCCACATCACGGTCGACCCGCCCCAGGAGTTCGCCGTCGACATCTACCGCATCGGCCACTACGGCGGGGACGGCGCCGCCAAGATCACCACCAGCCCCCGGCTGTCCGGCATCGTGCAGCCCGCCCCGCTCACCGCCGACCGCACGGTCTCCTGCCACCACTGGTGGCTGTCCTGGCGCCTGCAGATCCCCAGCTACTGGAGCAACGGCGCCTATGTCGCCGTCCTCACCACCCACGACGGCTACCGCTCCCACATCCCGTTCACCGTCCGCGACAACCACCCGGCGGACCTGCTCCTGCTCCTGCCCGATGTGACCTGGCAGGCGTACAACCTCTACCCGGAGGACGGCCGCCTCGGCGCCAGCCTGTACCACGCCTGGGACGAGGACGGCCGGCTGCTCGGCGAGGACGACGCCGCCACGACGGTCTCCTTCGACCGCCCGTACGCGGGCGCCGGCCTGCCCCTGCACGTCGGCCACGCCTACGACTTCATCCGCTGGGCCGAGCGCTACGGCTACGACATCGCCTACGCCGACGCCCGCGACCTGCACGGCGGCCACGTCGACCCGACCCGGTACCGGGGCCTGGTCTTCCCCGGCCACGACGAGTACTGGTCGGTGAACATGCGCCGCACGGTCGAACTCGCCCGGGAGAACGGCACGTCCCTGGTGTTCCTCTCCGCCAACTCCATGTACTGGCAGGTCGAGTTGGGTCCCTCGCCGTCCGGTGTCCCGGACCGCCTGCTCACCTGCCGCAAGCGCAGGGGCCCCGGCCGCCCGGTGCTCTGGCGGGAGATCGACCGCCCGGAGCAGGAGCTCATCGGCATCCAGTACGCCGGGCAGGTCCCCGAGCCGCACCCACTGATCGTCCGCAACGCCGACCACTGGCTGTGGGAGGCCACCGGCGCCCATGAGGGCGACGAGATCCCGGGCCTGGTGGCGGGCGAGGCCGACCGCTACTTCCCGCGCACCCCGCTGCCCGGCCACGAGGAGCGCATCCTGCTGGCGCACTCCCCGTACGCCGACCGGCACGGGGTGCTGCGCCACCAGGAGACGTCGCTGTACCGCGCGCACTCCGGCGCCCTGGTCTTCGCCTCGGGCACCTTCGCCTGGTCCCCGGCGCTGGACCGGCCGGGCCATGTCGACCCGCGCGTCCAGCGCGCCACCGCCAACCTCCTGGACCGCATCTGCAAGCGTGACTGA
- a CDS encoding phosphoribosylaminoimidazolesuccinocarboxamide synthase: MSGFVEKPEPLQVPGLVHLHTGKVRELYQNEAGDLVMVASDRLSAYDWVLPTEIPDKGRILTQLSLWWFDQLADLVPNHVLSTEVPAGAPADWAGRTLVCKSLRMIPVEAVARGYLTGSGLTEYNDTRTVCGLALPEGLVDGSELPAPIFTPATKAAVGEHDENVSYEEVARQVGADTAAQLRQTTLAVYARGRDIARERGIILADTKFEFGFDGDTLVIADEVLTPDSSRFWPAEQWEPGRPQPSYDKQFVRDWLTSPASGWDRASEQPPPPLPQDVVDATRAKYVEAYERLTGTTWS; this comes from the coding sequence GTGTCCGGATTCGTAGAAAAGCCCGAACCGCTTCAGGTTCCGGGCCTGGTGCACCTGCACACCGGCAAGGTGCGCGAGCTGTACCAGAACGAGGCCGGTGACCTCGTGATGGTCGCCAGCGATCGCCTGTCCGCCTACGACTGGGTGCTGCCCACAGAGATCCCGGACAAGGGCCGCATCCTCACCCAGCTCTCCCTGTGGTGGTTCGACCAGCTCGCCGACCTGGTCCCCAACCATGTGCTGAGCACCGAGGTGCCCGCCGGCGCCCCCGCCGACTGGGCGGGCCGCACCCTCGTCTGCAAGTCGCTGCGGATGATCCCGGTCGAGGCCGTGGCCCGCGGCTACCTCACCGGCTCCGGCCTCACCGAGTACAACGACACCCGCACGGTCTGCGGTCTGGCCCTCCCCGAGGGTCTGGTCGACGGCTCGGAGCTGCCCGCGCCGATCTTCACCCCGGCCACCAAGGCCGCCGTCGGCGAGCACGACGAGAACGTCTCCTACGAGGAGGTCGCCCGCCAGGTCGGCGCGGACACCGCCGCCCAGCTGCGGCAGACGACGCTCGCCGTGTACGCGCGGGGCCGGGACATCGCCCGGGAGCGCGGCATCATCCTCGCGGACACCAAGTTCGAGTTCGGCTTCGACGGGGACACCCTGGTCATCGCCGACGAGGTCCTCACCCCGGACTCCTCCCGCTTCTGGCCGGCCGAGCAGTGGGAGCCGGGCCGCCCGCAGCCGTCGTACGACAAGCAGTTCGTACGGGACTGGCTGACCTCGCCGGCCTCCGGCTGGGACCGCGCGAGCGAGCAGCCCCCGCCGCCCCTGCCCCAAGACGTCGTGGACGCGACCCGCGCCAAGTACGTCGAGGCCTACGAACGCCTGACCGGCACGACCTGGAGCTGA
- a CDS encoding SpoIIE family protein phosphatase, with protein sequence MHEPAAGARAPSDLDDLVGEELTARVTVDERGTVTGWNAGAERLLGHPAHEVVGRPAAGLLADPPRGRELPPFPRLRRWHGTVRLRHRDGRTLTTTVLAHHRTGENGRREWFCVCALTARQAPPDRRDEPFVSWSFAQSPCCATALYDTRLRLRRANGAMERAVALSEADMVGLRVEEIVDEPAGRRAEQSMARVLSTGETQVNEDFLPAAGETRAHAWSLVMSPLRDAAGAVRGVCLTAHDMTEQHGARQRLQLIAEAGRRIGSTLDVMRTAQELADVIVPELADFVSVDLLPSVDDVPDAAARGGGPPPGPLELLRAAHQSVTPGVPEAVTALGALERYAEGSAPVETLRSGHATVYEMTHPAITALVARDPVRAARVREFGIHSVMTVPLTARGTTLGVAVLARHTHPEIFQRDDLVLAEELAARAAVGMDNARRYTRERDRSVTLQRSLLPQRLPEQAALEVASRYLPAGAHTGVGGDWFDVIPLSGARVALVVGDVVGHGIHASATMGRLRTAVRTLADIDLAPDELLTHLDDLVSRLSTERDGGRAHERYPECVGEVGATCLYAVYDPISRRCSLARAGHPPPVVVAPGGTADVVDLPSGPPLGVGGLPFECAEIDLPEGSLLALYTNGLVTPGGRSSSEGADEGVRRLRGLLASREPTLDALCDRILTELLPPRPPDDVALLVARTRALDASQVATWDVPSTPSAVAQARKDALAQLDAWDLEEAAFVTELVVSELVTNAIRHAQPPVQLRLIHLTHDDSLICEVSDGGSTAPHLRRARSFDEGGRGLLLVAQLTRRWGTRQSAKGKTIWAEQPLDA encoded by the coding sequence ATGCACGAGCCCGCCGCCGGCGCCCGGGCCCCGTCCGACCTCGACGACCTGGTCGGTGAGGAACTGACCGCCCGGGTCACCGTCGACGAACGCGGCACGGTCACCGGCTGGAACGCGGGGGCCGAGCGCCTTCTCGGCCACCCGGCGCACGAGGTGGTGGGCCGTCCGGCGGCCGGTCTGCTGGCCGACCCCCCGCGCGGGCGCGAGCTGCCCCCGTTCCCCCGGCTGCGGCGCTGGCACGGCACCGTCCGGCTCCGGCACCGCGACGGCCGTACGCTCACGACCACGGTCCTGGCGCACCACCGGACGGGGGAGAACGGGCGGCGCGAGTGGTTCTGCGTGTGCGCGCTGACCGCCCGGCAGGCGCCCCCCGACCGGCGCGACGAGCCGTTCGTCAGCTGGAGCTTCGCCCAGTCGCCCTGCTGCGCGACCGCCCTGTACGACACCCGGCTGCGGCTGCGCCGGGCCAACGGGGCCATGGAACGCGCCGTCGCCCTCTCCGAGGCCGACATGGTGGGCCTGCGCGTCGAGGAGATCGTGGACGAACCGGCCGGCCGGCGGGCCGAGCAGAGCATGGCCCGCGTGCTGAGCACCGGGGAGACGCAGGTCAACGAGGACTTCCTGCCCGCCGCCGGCGAGACCCGGGCGCACGCCTGGTCCCTGGTGATGTCACCGCTGCGGGACGCCGCGGGCGCCGTCCGGGGTGTCTGCCTCACCGCCCACGACATGACCGAACAGCACGGGGCCCGGCAGCGGCTCCAGCTGATCGCCGAGGCGGGCCGGCGCATCGGCAGCACCCTCGACGTGATGCGCACCGCGCAGGAACTGGCCGACGTCATCGTCCCCGAGCTCGCCGACTTCGTCTCCGTCGACCTGCTGCCCTCCGTCGACGACGTACCGGACGCGGCCGCGCGCGGCGGAGGCCCGCCGCCCGGCCCGCTCGAACTGCTGCGGGCCGCCCACCAGTCGGTGACGCCCGGCGTCCCCGAGGCGGTCACCGCGCTGGGTGCCCTGGAGCGGTACGCCGAGGGCTCCGCGCCGGTCGAGACACTGCGCTCCGGCCACGCCACGGTGTACGAGATGACGCATCCGGCGATCACCGCGCTCGTGGCCCGCGACCCGGTCCGGGCCGCCCGGGTCCGGGAGTTCGGCATCCACTCGGTGATGACGGTGCCGCTGACGGCTCGCGGCACCACCCTGGGCGTCGCCGTCCTGGCCCGGCACACGCACCCCGAGATCTTCCAGCGGGACGACCTGGTGCTGGCCGAGGAGCTGGCGGCCCGGGCGGCCGTCGGCATGGACAACGCCCGCCGCTACACCCGGGAACGCGACCGCTCGGTCACCCTGCAGCGCAGTCTGCTGCCGCAGCGGCTGCCCGAGCAGGCGGCGCTGGAGGTCGCCTCCCGCTACCTCCCGGCCGGCGCGCACACCGGGGTGGGCGGCGACTGGTTCGACGTGATCCCGCTGTCCGGGGCGCGGGTGGCCCTGGTCGTCGGGGACGTCGTCGGCCACGGCATCCACGCCTCCGCCACCATGGGCCGGCTGCGGACGGCCGTACGCACCCTGGCCGACATCGACCTGGCCCCGGACGAACTGCTCACCCACCTCGACGACCTGGTGTCCCGGCTGTCCACCGAGCGGGACGGCGGCCGGGCGCACGAGCGGTACCCCGAGTGCGTGGGGGAGGTCGGCGCGACCTGCCTGTACGCCGTCTACGACCCGATCTCCCGGCGCTGTTCGCTGGCCCGCGCCGGGCATCCCCCGCCGGTCGTGGTCGCCCCCGGAGGCACCGCCGACGTCGTCGACCTGCCCTCGGGCCCGCCGCTGGGCGTGGGCGGGCTGCCCTTCGAGTGCGCCGAGATCGACCTGCCCGAGGGCAGTCTGCTCGCCCTCTACACCAACGGCCTGGTCACACCCGGCGGCCGGTCCAGCTCCGAGGGCGCGGACGAGGGCGTCCGCCGCCTGAGGGGCCTGCTGGCGAGCCGCGAACCCACCCTGGACGCCCTGTGCGACCGCATCCTCACCGAGCTGCTGCCGCCCCGGCCGCCCGACGACGTCGCCCTCCTCGTCGCCCGCACCCGCGCGCTGGACGCCTCGCAGGTCGCCACCTGGGACGTGCCGTCCACCCCGTCCGCCGTGGCCCAGGCCCGCAAGGACGCGCTCGCCCAGCTCGACGCGTGGGACCTGGAGGAGGCCGCCTTCGTCACGGAACTGGTCGTCAGCGAACTGGTCACCAACGCCATCCGGCACGCCCAGCCGCCCGTCCAACTGCGCCTGATCCACCTCACCCACGACGACTCCCTCATCTGCGAGGTGTCCGACGGCGGCAGCACGGCCCCCCATCTGCGCCGCGCCCGCAGCTTCGACGAGGGCGGCCGGGGCCTGCTGCTGGTGGCCCAGCTCACCCGGCGCTGGGGCACCCGCCAGTCGGCCAAGGGCAAGACGATCTGGGCGGAACAGCCACTGGACGCATGA
- a CDS encoding COG4315 family predicted lipoprotein, whose protein sequence is MNIHVRALVAATGTALLLCGTSVAHAAGAPSATGTKAASSVTVTTKNTSLGKILVNDKGHTLYLFESDKKDKSTCNDACAEAWPPLKADGKVVAKGGVDSKLLDTIKRSDGSKQVTYKGQPLYTFADDTKAGQTNGQGVDAFGAKWFVLGTDGKKITKQPASQNGGY, encoded by the coding sequence GTGAACATTCACGTCCGAGCACTTGTCGCTGCCACCGGAACAGCCCTCCTGCTGTGCGGGACGTCCGTCGCCCACGCCGCCGGCGCCCCGTCGGCGACCGGGACCAAAGCGGCGTCCTCCGTGACGGTGACCACCAAGAACACGTCACTGGGGAAGATCCTCGTCAACGACAAGGGGCACACCCTCTATCTGTTCGAGTCCGACAAGAAGGACAAGTCCACCTGCAACGACGCCTGCGCGGAGGCGTGGCCGCCGCTGAAGGCGGACGGCAAGGTCGTCGCCAAGGGCGGCGTGGACAGCAAACTGCTCGACACCATCAAGCGCAGCGACGGCTCGAAGCAGGTGACGTACAAGGGGCAGCCCCTCTACACGTTCGCCGACGACACGAAGGCCGGGCAGACCAACGGCCAGGGCGTCGACGCCTTCGGCGCCAAGTGGTTCGTGCTGGGCACCGACGGCAAGAAGATCACCAAGCAGCCAGCGTCCCAGAACGGCGGCTACTGA
- a CDS encoding phosphatase PAP2 family protein, with the protein MVWSAVGVVALGFLIALEVAARHYGEPGPLTNQVREIAFPPKSGFLLYAGMGLMMVVLTWRERLIALGAALGVDLAVLAVRWATGTLPVLGGDEGHPFGNGALCVVLGCAVVAVTRRTGAERLLLLKGVGLALLLVAGRKTGDTWLLITSKTQPQVLDPYVAIADNALGNPSWVVGRIVEASGPVGAHILDYVYVQLAVAAVLVALYQLRHVAAERRFPSHHLVRTFLVIGLLGPGIYMIFPVVGPVFAYGPDGGPWATADIWPHTVPALAAPHPIPFDGITPRNCMPSLHTAWATAIFIHSRRGPRPLRWAGTFWLVATLGATLGFGYHYGVDLVAGVVFTLTIEAALRATSRGWDRAGARLVAHGAAVFTALLLSYRFIPLEMGRHPWLFGPLLLGAMASVIYGYLRTTRAWDPKPTPALRPEPQPEMA; encoded by the coding sequence CTGGTGTGGTCCGCCGTGGGCGTGGTCGCCCTGGGGTTCCTGATCGCACTGGAGGTGGCCGCCCGCCACTACGGTGAGCCGGGCCCCCTCACCAACCAGGTCCGTGAGATCGCGTTCCCGCCCAAGTCCGGCTTCCTGCTCTACGCGGGCATGGGCCTGATGATGGTCGTCCTCACCTGGCGGGAACGCCTCATCGCGCTCGGCGCGGCCCTCGGCGTCGATCTGGCCGTCCTCGCCGTGCGCTGGGCCACCGGCACGCTGCCGGTCCTGGGCGGGGACGAGGGCCACCCCTTCGGCAACGGCGCGCTGTGCGTGGTCCTCGGCTGCGCGGTCGTCGCCGTCACCCGCCGCACGGGAGCCGAACGTCTCCTGCTCCTCAAGGGCGTCGGTCTGGCACTGCTCCTGGTCGCCGGCCGCAAGACCGGCGACACCTGGCTGCTGATCACGTCGAAGACCCAGCCGCAGGTGCTCGATCCGTACGTGGCCATCGCCGACAACGCGCTCGGCAACCCCTCCTGGGTCGTCGGCCGGATCGTCGAGGCCTCGGGCCCGGTCGGCGCCCACATCCTCGACTACGTCTACGTGCAGCTCGCGGTCGCAGCGGTCCTCGTCGCGCTCTACCAGCTGCGCCATGTGGCGGCCGAGCGCCGCTTCCCGAGCCACCACCTGGTGCGCACGTTCCTCGTGATCGGCCTGCTCGGCCCCGGTATCTACATGATCTTCCCGGTGGTCGGCCCGGTCTTCGCGTACGGCCCCGACGGCGGGCCCTGGGCGACGGCCGACATCTGGCCCCACACGGTGCCGGCGCTCGCCGCCCCGCACCCGATCCCGTTCGACGGCATCACCCCGCGCAACTGCATGCCCAGCCTGCACACGGCCTGGGCCACCGCGATCTTCATCCACTCCCGCCGCGGGCCCCGCCCGCTGCGCTGGGCGGGCACGTTCTGGCTGGTCGCCACCCTCGGCGCGACCCTGGGCTTCGGCTACCACTACGGCGTCGACCTCGTCGCCGGTGTGGTCTTCACCCTCACCATCGAGGCGGCCCTGCGCGCGACGTCCCGCGGCTGGGACCGCGCGGGCGCCCGCCTGGTCGCCCACGGCGCCGCGGTGTTCACCGCACTCCTGCTGTCGTACCGCTTCATCCCCCTGGAGATGGGCCGCCACCCCTGGCTCTTCGGCCCCCTCCTGCTGGGCGCGATGGCCTCGGTGATCTACGGCTACCTCCGCACGACCCGGGCCTGGGACCCGAAGCCCACCCCGGCCCTGCGTCCGGAACCCCAGCCCGAGATGGCCTGA